The sequence TGCGAGGCCAATCGAAAATGTGTTTTGCTGGTGGGTTAAATTTACAGTGCCCGTTTCACCAACGAATCCATCGGACTTAAAAGGCTGGTCATTAACCTGAAAGCTTACAATCCGCACCGGCACTTTGGCTTTATAAATCTCTAACTGATCAGGGGTAAAGTGATCCAGCCCATGTACGCCACCAAAATAGAAAGTCCCCTCTGTGCTGATCATGGCCGCATGACTATTATATTCCCGACCTTTAGTGGACACAACCGAACTGGCCATCCCTTCATCGGGAAAAAACTTGGCCAGTCCATTGTTCGTACTTAACCAGAAACGTCCTTTTCGGTCTGGTAGCAAACAGTAGATGACATCGTCGGGTAATCCTTCCCGAACGGTATACGTATGAATTGCTTTCCGGGTGGCTGGGTCGAAACGAACCAGGCCGCGATCAGTGCCAAGCCATAAACAATGGCGGGTTGAATCCGGGTAAATCGCCATGATGTTGTGGCCAGGCAGAGTTACATAGACCTGAGCAAACTGGCCCTGTTGATATCGGTAAACAATAAGATCCTGATCGCGCCGACCCGTATATAGCAGGTTCGTTACCGGATCAAAATATAAGGAGCCGAAGTAGGTGCCTTCAGGATCAATCCGGCTTATTGGTTTAAGATCAGGACTAAACAGGTATAAACCTCCATAAGTAGCCATGACGAAGTGACCATCGGGTAGTTCAAGAAGACCTCGGGCAAAGCGGCAGTCAGGATCATCACACAACGGATTCGGTACCTGAATAAATCGATCCAGTTTAGGATCATAGCGGAGGATTCCCTGTAAATTAACCACGAGAATTTGCCCTTTGCGTGTACGAATAATTTGCCGGACATTTCCCTCTGTTGTGACACCTTGTTCGGCGGTGTAGGCTTTCATCGAACCCGTCGCAGGAGTATAATAACGGATACCGCCATCGGTCGTTCCTATCCAGATACCCCCACGCTCATCTTCGCACAGACCTCTGATGGGGTGATTGTTGAGATCGGTAATGTCGGCAGGATTATCGGGTAATGTTTCGATCGTGTAGGCATTCGGGAAAATTACGTCAACGCCAAACGGATCGCCGTTTGTCCAGACCAACCCCAAATCATCGACATAAACATCGGCAATCTGGTTGGTTAATAATGAATTAGCCTTTGTTGCGCCCGGTGTTATTTCACGCAATAAGGACATCTTATCCGGATCATAAAGCCAAACGCCTGACCCTTCGGCTCCTATCCACCAGCGTCCCTGCGCATCTTCGTCCATACTAACCAGGCGATATTGAGAAATACCTGACCGTAGTGGATGGTGACGAATCAGTTTCGTCAGGCTGGCGTCGAACTCAAAAATGCCCTGTGGTCCTGCCAGGCAGTAATGGCCGTAATGAGGCCCTCGGACATGGCAATAATGGATGGACTGAAATAATCGTTCCGGGCGGGGCTCGCCAGCCGCTACGGTACGTATGGGTTGGTCGGTTGGCTGACCTGTCAGAAATGTAGTGAGTTGGTGCGTTTGGTAGTTATAACGGGCAAATCCCATTGGCAGCAGGTAGATAAGTGACTGATGGTCAACCTGATGTTCGATCCACTCTGTAGTTGTACTGAATTTTGGTTTTACAGACGGATCAATGTTCGTTTTTCGCCCCGTTCGGTAATTCAGCTTCATAATGCCCTCTCGGTTGCTGGCATACCAAACCGTTGAATCATCGGCGAAAAAAGGCTCCTGAAGCGCTGGAAGCCGTTTCCCTTTCCGGTCCGTGGCGTATATTCGCCGGAAGGTATTGGTTCGGCGGACATACTGGTTCAGGCATTCTTCGGTTCCGACCCAAAGATCGCCGGAGGGAGTTTCTACAATACCTCGAACCTCTCCTTTTCCGATCGTTGTTGAATCCCGGTCGTTGAATCGATAGACGGTGAATTGTGTACCATCGAAGCGATTCAGGCCATTCTGGCTACTGATCCACACAAATCCGCGCGAATCTTTGCGAATATAGAAACACGATCCTTGTGATAAGCCGTCAATAGTGGTCAGATGGCGGATTGCAAACGGTTGTTGTGCCAGGCTGGGTTGTAATAGAGCAATAAGAATGAAGAATAGCCAGCGCATAAACAAGTGGAGAAAGGAGATCTAAATCTAAGCGAGAATAAGGAGTTGTGAAATACCCTGAACCCGGTATTTCGTTAAGAAGTATGCGTTATGATAAAGAATAGCTGTGCGATTGTCTAACCAGTGTAAAGCTTAGTCTATTCTATATATTCGGAATTGATTCGGTCGTATCTTGCTGCCCTAAACGGACTGATGGTAGTTGATCGGTCCGTTCTTCCTGTGACCCCAATGAAAATAAGCGGAACGGAACAGTGAAGTTCGTTTTGCAGACTTTATGAAGCAAAATATCGTTAAAACCCGGCTCAAAAATGGCCAGCCCGTATTGGGCGTTCTCTCGAATAGCACCGACCCTACCGTTGCCGAACTCTGCGGCTTTTCGGGTCTGGATTTTTATATGATCGATGGAGAGCATAGCCCTGTAACAACGGCACAGGTGCAGGACATTGTTCGGGCCTGTGAACTGAGCGGTATTACGCCTTTAGCCCGTGTGAGGAGCAATGATCCTAAACTGATTTTGCAGTTTCTGGATTCGGGTGTGATGGGTATCATGATGCCGGGCGTTAAAACAGTTGCAGAAGCTGAAGCATTAGTTCAGGCAGTCAAGTATCCACCGCTCGGTAAGCGTGGCTTTGGCCCGGCCCGATCGTCAGACTATTTGTTGGGGGCAATGAATCAGGGAGAATACGTGACTTTTTCGAATGAGCAAACACTCGTTTTGCCCCAGATTGAAGACCGCGAAGCCATTGATAATCTGGACGATCTGTTGACAGTTGAAGGCGTCGATGGATTTGTGATCGGGCCGCGCGATCTGGCGATGTCGATGGGGTATTTTGACGGACCCGGCCATGACGAAGTGAAGCGAACCATAGCGGGTGTTGTTGAGAAAATCCGTAAAGCGGGCTTGATCGCTGGCACGACCGCTGCTACCGGCGATCAGGCAAAAGCCCTGATTGACCGGGGTGTTTTGTTTTGTCTGAATTCGTTTGCCGGACTGCTGAAATCTGCCGCTGGCGAATTTATGAAAGGACGCTAACGAAGAAAAGAGGGTTTGCCGTAACACATCTACTGGAAACGGCAAACCACTTATTGAGACCTGCCTACTGCCTTTCGTATGTACAAACTTGGTATCGACATCGGCGGAACATTTACTGACCTGGTCCTTCTTAATGAAACGACCGGTGAACTTATTTTTAATAAAACACTGACTACCTACGATAATCCTACCAATGGTGTTATTGCTGGTGCAACAGATTTGCTGAGCCGGGCCGGGCTTCAATTTGCCGACATTGGTACGGTCATCCACGGAACCACACTGGTTACGAACGCTATCATCGAACGGAAAGGTGCGAAAACTGGTCTGATAACCACGCGCGGATTTGAAGACGTTCTCGAAATCGGGCGCGAATACCGCTATGATGTATACGACCTTCAGATTACAATGCCAGAGCCGCTGGTGCCGCGTACGTTGCGATTTGGGGTTTCGGAGCGGGTAGATTATCAGGGAAATGTGCTGACTCCCTTAATGGAAGACGATGTCGCTCACATTGTCGACGAACTTGTTAGGGGGGGAGTTCAGTCGATTGCGGTCTGTCTGCTCCAGTCGTTTACCAACCCTGTGCATGAACGGGCGCTGGGCGATTTCATCCGAAAGCACTATCCAGAGATTTATGTCAGTTTGTCGGTGGATATCATGCCCGAACTTCGCGAATACGAGCGTACATCCACAACGGCAATGAATGCGTACGTGCAGCCGTTGATTGATCAATATCTGGATGCGTTGAGGAGTCAGCTTACTGAAATTGGGTTTTCGGGTAACCTTCAGATCATGCTTTCGAACGGTCGGCTGACAACCGTTGAAGTAGCTCGGCAAAAGCCCATTCAACTGCTCGAGTCCGGCCCGGCCGGGGGAGCCATGGCGGGTGTGTTTTTTGGGAAACTTACGGGGCATACCGACATCGCTACCTTCGATATGGGAGGAACTACGGCGAAAACATCGTTGATTTTTAATCACCAGCCTGAACTGACAAACGAGTTTGAAGTAGCTCGTGTACGTCGATTCAAAAAAGGATCTGGATTGCCCGTCCGAATCCCATTGATTGATATGACTGAAATTGGCGCCGGGGGCAGTAGTATTGCTTACGTAGACAAACTTGGTCTGTTGAAAGTGGGCCCGGAAAGTGCGACGACCGAGTCGGGGCCAGCCTGCTATGGACGAGGAGGCACACAGCCAACCGTTACCGATTGCGACCTTTTGCTGGGTTATTTAAATGAAGATTATTTTCTTGGCGGCAGCATCCAGTTAGACAAGTCCGCAGCCCAGCGTGCTGTAGAAGAGCATATAGCCACACCACTTGGCATTAGTGTTCGGGAGGCAGCAATGGGTGTTCACCGAATTGTGAACGAGAACATGGCCAATGCGGCCCGCGTTCATATTCTGGAGAAAGGGCATGATCCCCGCAACTACAGTTTATTGGCCTTTGGTGGAGCTGGACCCGTTCATGCCTTCGATGTAGCACGGTTGCTGGGGTCGCCGGAGTTGATTATTCCGGTTGGGGCTGGCGTAACGTCGGCGCTTGGTTTTCTGGTATCACCAACTGCTTCCGAACGTGTTCGTAGTTACGTAAGTCCGATTGCCCGTCTCGATTGGGCACGGCTGAACGATCTGCTTGCCGAAATGGAAGAGGAGGGTTTTCATTTTCTGGAGCAAACAGGCCATAAATCAGCTGAAGCTACCGTCACCCGAATGGCCGATATGCGCTATATGGGGCAGGGACATGAGATTTCAGTTAAAGTTCCCAATGGAATACTTTCGACCCTGTCAATGGCAGAGCTTGAAGCCAATTTTAGCGAAGAGTATCAACTGCGGTTTGGCATCACAATCGACAATGCCGTTATTGAAGCGGTCACGTGGCGGGTTATGGTTAGTAGCCTTCCTGTATTCTTTAGCCCAAAGCGAGCAAACATCGAGCAAAAGCGAATTGAAGGCGGTAAAGATTTTTCGGGACTGAAAGGGTATCGACAGGTGTATTATAGCGGAGATACTGTTCCCTGTGCCTGTCCGGTTTATGACCGTTACCAGATTCGACCCAATGAATATTTATCCGGTCCGGCTATCATAGAAGAAGTAGAGTCGACAGTTGTTATCGGCAATCGAGCGTATGTGCGGATGGATGAACACCGA comes from Spirosoma aureum and encodes:
- a CDS encoding hydantoinase/oxoprolinase family protein codes for the protein MYKLGIDIGGTFTDLVLLNETTGELIFNKTLTTYDNPTNGVIAGATDLLSRAGLQFADIGTVIHGTTLVTNAIIERKGAKTGLITTRGFEDVLEIGREYRYDVYDLQITMPEPLVPRTLRFGVSERVDYQGNVLTPLMEDDVAHIVDELVRGGVQSIAVCLLQSFTNPVHERALGDFIRKHYPEIYVSLSVDIMPELREYERTSTTAMNAYVQPLIDQYLDALRSQLTEIGFSGNLQIMLSNGRLTTVEVARQKPIQLLESGPAGGAMAGVFFGKLTGHTDIATFDMGGTTAKTSLIFNHQPELTNEFEVARVRRFKKGSGLPVRIPLIDMTEIGAGGSSIAYVDKLGLLKVGPESATTESGPACYGRGGTQPTVTDCDLLLGYLNEDYFLGGSIQLDKSAAQRAVEEHIATPLGISVREAAMGVHRIVNENMANAARVHILEKGHDPRNYSLLAFGGAGPVHAFDVARLLGSPELIIPVGAGVTSALGFLVSPTASERVRSYVSPIARLDWARLNDLLAEMEEEGFHFLEQTGHKSAEATVTRMADMRYMGQGHEISVKVPNGILSTLSMAELEANFSEEYQLRFGITIDNAVIEAVTWRVMVSSLPVFFSPKRANIEQKRIEGGKDFSGLKGYRQVYYSGDTVPCACPVYDRYQIRPNEYLSGPAIIEEVESTVVIGNRAYVRMDEHRNLIISLKR
- a CDS encoding HpcH/HpaI aldolase family protein, producing the protein MKQNIVKTRLKNGQPVLGVLSNSTDPTVAELCGFSGLDFYMIDGEHSPVTTAQVQDIVRACELSGITPLARVRSNDPKLILQFLDSGVMGIMMPGVKTVAEAEALVQAVKYPPLGKRGFGPARSSDYLLGAMNQGEYVTFSNEQTLVLPQIEDREAIDNLDDLLTVEGVDGFVIGPRDLAMSMGYFDGPGHDEVKRTIAGVVEKIRKAGLIAGTTAATGDQAKALIDRGVLFCLNSFAGLLKSAAGEFMKGR
- a CDS encoding sensor histidine kinase; translated protein: MRWLFFILIALLQPSLAQQPFAIRHLTTIDGLSQGSCFYIRKDSRGFVWISSQNGLNRFDGTQFTVYRFNDRDSTTIGKGEVRGIVETPSGDLWVGTEECLNQYVRRTNTFRRIYATDRKGKRLPALQEPFFADDSTVWYASNREGIMKLNYRTGRKTNIDPSVKPKFSTTTEWIEHQVDHQSLIYLLPMGFARYNYQTHQLTTFLTGQPTDQPIRTVAAGEPRPERLFQSIHYCHVRGPHYGHYCLAGPQGIFEFDASLTKLIRHHPLRSGISQYRLVSMDEDAQGRWWIGAEGSGVWLYDPDKMSLLREITPGATKANSLLTNQIADVYVDDLGLVWTNGDPFGVDVIFPNAYTIETLPDNPADITDLNNHPIRGLCEDERGGIWIGTTDGGIRYYTPATGSMKAYTAEQGVTTEGNVRQIIRTRKGQILVVNLQGILRYDPKLDRFIQVPNPLCDDPDCRFARGLLELPDGHFVMATYGGLYLFSPDLKPISRIDPEGTYFGSLYFDPVTNLLYTGRRDQDLIVYRYQQGQFAQVYVTLPGHNIMAIYPDSTRHCLWLGTDRGLVRFDPATRKAIHTYTVREGLPDDVIYCLLPDRKGRFWLSTNNGLAKFFPDEGMASSVVSTKGREYNSHAAMISTEGTFYFGGVHGLDHFTPDQLEIYKAKVPVRIVSFQVNDQPFKSDGFVGETGTVNLTHQQNTFSIGLAALDYFSRGKNQFFYHLSGIDRDWVPLPNANQVRYAELSPGNYVFHVRAMDARGQLTPITKLQITIQPPFWQQWWFWLLSLLLIASFIAFLIISYNRQKLARQRRLLTNTLATQEEERRRIARDLHDDVGNTLAAIKGILGIAQERLTVATEMPEVARAYGLLDKASNDLRTITHDLMPIEFEKYALPDVVSQLVDRANRSSKTDFEFILFGDVRRLKPERELVAYRIIAELVQNALKHGGAGLAIVQLGYHTRQLSLLVETPLDNKQLNVVFSDQVSTGIGQKNITYRAEYLHAVLTTDSNAQSYTVMLDIPYDAVGPHH